In Spinacia oleracea cultivar Varoflay chromosome 5, BTI_SOV_V1, whole genome shotgun sequence, a single window of DNA contains:
- the LOC110784629 gene encoding coiled-coil domain-containing protein SCD2 isoform X2, translated as MNSKNVYDQELWSPVTVTVTAMPLSGSGHRRGSSDFAISRRTRNVVEKSAAQRRLAQVIANNPTPLDDVIFDDDEWDLGLQFGPPPSLLGRNYVDHNTHSVRSTSAGRPIRQPAVVQPSKVGIKTPSAIQPVELPLPKGRADKRFADLGHLNLRDPVSGSEDASLLDEMDMLQQENENVLDQLREAERKREEAEARARELERQVASMGEGLSLEAKLLSRKEAALRQREAALVAAKQRREGKEEMETLHSEIENLRMEAATTMEKLEEAESEAKAMRTMTKRMVLTQEEMEEVVLKRCWLARYWGLAVQYVICADIAGSKYEHWSRFAPLPFEVVISAGQKAKEDFLNKDESNSSRWNKSGRDPSDLTGEGNIETMLSVEMGLREMASLKIEDAVALSMAQKRRPNLVRDFKVAGDPKFMESFELSQEESDDVLFKEAWMTYFWKRARDHQVEEDIAEERLQLWTSRSGQSPALQDAVDVERGLVELRKLGLEQQLWETSRKEIEHNSPSVEAANYKHDAESENST; from the exons ATGAACTCCAAAAATGTCTATGATCAGGAGTTGTGGTCCCCGGTGACGGTGACGGTGACGGCGATGCCATTGTCAGGCTCAGGACATCGTCGTGGTAGCTCGGACTTTGCTATCTCCAGACGAACACGAAATGTGGTCGAAAAATCTGCTGCTCAAAGGCGTTTGGCTCAGGTTATTGCTAATAATCCAACTCCACTCGACGACGTTATTTTTGATGATGACGAATGGGACCTTGGATTGCAATTCGGTCCTCCTCCGTCTTTG TTAGGTAGGAACTATGTAGATCACAACACTCATTCTGTACGTTCGACATCAGCTGGACGGCCAATTCGACAACCTGCAGTTGTACAACCTTCTAAAGTGGGGATAAAAACACCTTCTGCGATACAGCCAGTAGAACTTCCCCTTCCCAAGGGAAGAGCAGACAAAAG GTTTGCAGATTTAGGCCATCTCAACTTGAGAGATCCAGTAAGTGGCTCAGAGGATGCTTCCCTTCTCGACGAA ATGGATATGCTACAACAAGAGAATGAAAATGTTCTTGACCAG CTTCGAGAAGCCGAGAGAAAACGTGAAGAAGCAGAGGCCAGAGCAAGAGAACTTGAAAGACAG GTTGCATCTATGGGGGAAGGTTTATCTCTGGAAGCTAAATTGCTAAGCAG GAAGGAAGCAGCATTACGTCAAAGAGAG GCTGCCCTCGTGGCTGCAAAACAACGTAGGGAAGGCAAAGAGGAAATGGAGACCCTACATTCTGAAATCGAG AATCTAAGGATGGAGGCTGCAACCACTATGGAGAAGCTCGAAGAAGCTGAGTCTGAGGCAAAAGCAATGCGCACTATGACTAAGAGAATGGTTTTGACCCAGGAAGAGATG GAGGAAGTTGTTCTTAAGAGGTGCTGGCTTGCCCGTTATTGGGGCTTGGCTGTGCAGTATG TTATTTGTGCTGATATAGCTGGATCCAAGTATGAACATTGGTCTAGATTTGCTCCTCTTCCATTTGAAGTTGTCATATCTGCAGGACAGAAGGCTAAGGAGGATTTCTTGAACAAAG ATGAGAGTAATTCAAGTAGATGGAACAAGTCTGGCCGTGATCCCAGTGATCTTACTGGGGAGGGAAACATTGAAACTATGCTTTCAGTAGAAATGGGTTTAAGGGAAATGGCTTCCTTAAAG ATAGAGGATGCAGTTGCACTGTCAATGGCACAAAAAAGACGCCCAAATTTAGTTCGAG ATTTCAAGGTGGCTGGTGATCCCAAGTTTATGGAGTCATTCG AATTGAGTCAAGAGGAATCAGATGATGTTCTTTTCAAGGAG GCCTGGATGACGTATTTCTGGAAAAGAGCCAGAGATCACCAGGTTGAGGAGGACATTGCTGAAGAGCGACTTCAATTATGGACCAGCCGAAGTGGTCAGTCTCCAGCATTGCAGGATGCAGTTGATG
- the LOC110784629 gene encoding coiled-coil domain-containing protein SCD2 isoform X1 produces the protein MDRRRALSPVYTRQWSSNSTNSSSNDSVSPAMSPAHPSSRLGTGYSTVRKTQNVAAKAAARRLAQVMATQTATDDDDDDNDDGGDVDLGLRFGAPPSLVPPNKNSTNGFARPTNRAPSPALGRNYVDHNTHSVRSTSAGRPIRQPAVVQPSKVGIKTPSAIQPVELPLPKGRADKRFADLGHLNLRDPVSGSEDASLLDEMDMLQQENENVLDQLREAERKREEAEARARELERQVASMGEGLSLEAKLLSRKEAALRQREAALVAAKQRREGKEEMETLHSEIENLRMEAATTMEKLEEAESEAKAMRTMTKRMVLTQEEMEEVVLKRCWLARYWGLAVQYVICADIAGSKYEHWSRFAPLPFEVVISAGQKAKEDFLNKDESNSSRWNKSGRDPSDLTGEGNIETMLSVEMGLREMASLKIEDAVALSMAQKRRPNLVRDFKVAGDPKFMESFELSQEESDDVLFKEAWMTYFWKRARDHQVEEDIAEERLQLWTSRSGQSPALQDAVDVERGLVELRKLGLEQQLWETSRKEIEHNSPSVEAANYKHDAESENST, from the exons ATGGATCGGAGAAGAGCGCTGAGTCCGGTGTACACACGGCAGTGGAGCAGCAACTCCACCAATTCAAGCAGCAACGACTCGGTGTCGCCGGCGATGTCCCCCGCTCACCCTAGCTCCCGCCTCGGCACCGGTTACTCTACTGTTAGAAAAACTCAGAACGTCGCCGCTAAAGCCGCCGCTCGCCGATTAGCGCAGGTTATGGCTACTCAAACTGCtacggatgatgatgatgacgataACGACGACGGCGGTGATGTTGATCTTGGGTTGCGGTTTGGTGCTCCGCCGTCTTTGGTTCCTCcgaataagaattctactaatGGGTTCGCCCGCCCTACTAACCGCGCCCCTTCTCCTGCG TTAGGTAGGAACTATGTAGATCACAACACTCATTCTGTACGTTCGACATCAGCTGGACGGCCAATTCGACAACCTGCAGTTGTACAACCTTCTAAAGTGGGGATAAAAACACCTTCTGCGATACAGCCAGTAGAACTTCCCCTTCCCAAGGGAAGAGCAGACAAAAG GTTTGCAGATTTAGGCCATCTCAACTTGAGAGATCCAGTAAGTGGCTCAGAGGATGCTTCCCTTCTCGACGAA ATGGATATGCTACAACAAGAGAATGAAAATGTTCTTGACCAG CTTCGAGAAGCCGAGAGAAAACGTGAAGAAGCAGAGGCCAGAGCAAGAGAACTTGAAAGACAG GTTGCATCTATGGGGGAAGGTTTATCTCTGGAAGCTAAATTGCTAAGCAG GAAGGAAGCAGCATTACGTCAAAGAGAG GCTGCCCTCGTGGCTGCAAAACAACGTAGGGAAGGCAAAGAGGAAATGGAGACCCTACATTCTGAAATCGAG AATCTAAGGATGGAGGCTGCAACCACTATGGAGAAGCTCGAAGAAGCTGAGTCTGAGGCAAAAGCAATGCGCACTATGACTAAGAGAATGGTTTTGACCCAGGAAGAGATG GAGGAAGTTGTTCTTAAGAGGTGCTGGCTTGCCCGTTATTGGGGCTTGGCTGTGCAGTATG TTATTTGTGCTGATATAGCTGGATCCAAGTATGAACATTGGTCTAGATTTGCTCCTCTTCCATTTGAAGTTGTCATATCTGCAGGACAGAAGGCTAAGGAGGATTTCTTGAACAAAG ATGAGAGTAATTCAAGTAGATGGAACAAGTCTGGCCGTGATCCCAGTGATCTTACTGGGGAGGGAAACATTGAAACTATGCTTTCAGTAGAAATGGGTTTAAGGGAAATGGCTTCCTTAAAG ATAGAGGATGCAGTTGCACTGTCAATGGCACAAAAAAGACGCCCAAATTTAGTTCGAG ATTTCAAGGTGGCTGGTGATCCCAAGTTTATGGAGTCATTCG AATTGAGTCAAGAGGAATCAGATGATGTTCTTTTCAAGGAG GCCTGGATGACGTATTTCTGGAAAAGAGCCAGAGATCACCAGGTTGAGGAGGACATTGCTGAAGAGCGACTTCAATTATGGACCAGCCGAAGTGGTCAGTCTCCAGCATTGCAGGATGCAGTTGATG
- the LOC110784631 gene encoding acyl carrier protein 1, chloroplastic: MASLSATTTVRVQPSSSSLHKLSQGNGRCSSIVCLDWGKSSFPTLRTSRRRSFISAAKKETIDKVCDIVKEKLALGADVVVTADSEFSKLGADSLDTVEIVMNLEEEFGINVDEDKAQDISTIQQAADVIESLLEKK; the protein is encoded by the exons ATGGCTTCCTTGTCCGCGACGACAACAGTTAGGGTTCAACCATCGTCTTCGTCTCTACATAAACTTAGCCAG GGGAATGGAAGATGTTCAAGTATAGTGTGTTTGGATTGGGGCAAAAGCAGTTTCCCAACACTCAGGACTTCTCGTCGTCGATCCTTTATCTCTGCT GCAAAGAAGGAAACAATTGACAAAGTGTGCGACATTGTAAAGGAGAAACTGGCTTTAGGAGCTGATGTTGTGGTCACAGCTGATTCCGAGTTTAGTAAACTCGGTGCTGATTCATTGGACACG GTtgagatagtgatgaacctcgAGGAAGAGTTCGGTATCAATGTGGATGAAGATAAAGCTCAAGATATATCAACCATCCAACAAGCCGCCGACGTTATTGAGAGTCTTCTTGAGAAGAAATAG